DNA sequence from the Leptolyngbyaceae cyanobacterium genome:
TCCCCTGCCCCCTGCCCCCCTAATCTGGCTCAATCAGCTTTTTTACGTCGTTTTTTGGTAGGTTGTGGCTGATTTTCTAATGGTTCAACATTGGCTGTTGTGCTAGCTTGGTATTGAGGTAAATTGCTTGGTAGTAAGCTATAAATTACCTTACGCCTGCGATAAACTTTTGTACCTTCTACTGGTATTCCTTGTTTCCAAGCATCAGTAATTGCCTTTTTGTTAGCCGAAATTACGGTTTTAGTTTCGATACGGCGATATTGGTCTGGTAGTTGAGAAGGGTCGATAGATACTTCACAAGTCGGTGGGTTTTCTTTGACAGTAATTCGATGCTGTTTGCCAACAATTTCGGCTGTAATTGCTCCAATCTGGTTAAAATAAA
Encoded proteins:
- a CDS encoding siphovirus Gp157 family protein, which gives rise to MNLLTQSLAHTSITAAQLWRQLEIAETTEEIDRLFQSIWHNQEKQEVAIDAHAELANQIDAEITAIKARMQFLIELHQSAIDKLEGWRERLDQTVVYFNQIGAITAEIVGKQHRITVKENPPTCEVSIDPSQLPDQYRRIETKTVISANKKAITDAWKQGIPVEGTKVYRRRKVIYSLLPSNLPQYQASTTANVEPLENQPQPTKKRRKKAD